A genome region from Euryarchaeota archaeon includes the following:
- a CDS encoding class I fructose-bisphosphate aldolase family protein, which translates to MSIIGRERRLARIMDKPSGTFVLVPMDHGVSAGPMGGIEDPTATVRIVAAGGATGIIAHKGLVPEIAGSLGTAGLFVHLSASTSLNPDPNDKRLVCTVPEAIGLGADAISVHINVGSPTESTQLEDLGRVSRECGEFGLPLLAMMYPRGPAIKNPHDVTLVKHVARLGAELGADILKVPYTGSVETFKEVVRGTSKPVVLSGGAKMDSDEAVLQMVADSIEAGGRGVSIGRNVWQHKRPELMCRAVSEICRGTADVRAATKLLKG; encoded by the coding sequence GTGTCAATAATTGGCAGAGAGCGAAGGCTCGCCAGAATCATGGACAAACCCTCCGGCACATTTGTGCTGGTGCCCATGGACCATGGCGTTTCCGCCGGGCCGATGGGCGGGATCGAGGACCCGACAGCGACCGTGCGCATTGTCGCCGCCGGCGGAGCGACCGGAATCATTGCGCACAAAGGGCTTGTCCCCGAGATCGCCGGCTCGCTCGGAACCGCCGGTCTCTTCGTCCATCTTTCGGCCTCCACATCCTTGAATCCCGACCCGAACGACAAGCGGCTCGTCTGCACCGTCCCGGAGGCCATCGGTCTCGGCGCCGACGCCATTTCCGTTCACATCAACGTCGGGTCGCCCACGGAAAGCACGCAGCTTGAAGATCTCGGCCGCGTGAGCCGCGAATGCGGCGAATTCGGCCTGCCGCTACTTGCAATGATGTACCCGAGGGGCCCTGCGATCAAGAACCCACACGATGTCACGCTTGTGAAGCACGTCGCGCGCCTCGGAGCTGAACTCGGGGCTGACATCCTCAAAGTGCCTTACACTGGTTCCGTCGAGACGTTCAAGGAGGTAGTGCGAGGGACTTCCAAACCGGTCGTGCTTTCGGGCGGCGCAAAGATGGATTCCGACGAAGCCGTCCTCCAGATGGTCGCCGATTCCATCGAAGCCGGCGGGCGCGGCGTCTCCATAGGACGAAACGTCTGGCAGCACAAGCGGCCCGAACTGATGTGCCGGGCAGTCTCCGAGATCTGCCGTGGGACCGCCGACGTCCGGGCTGCCACGAAACTCCTGAAGGGGTGA
- a CDS encoding 3-dehydroquinate synthase II → MTSATTSDRSRRAVRERRGGREKPLRERSIWIAARTKSDVAAALEHGFHSIAFTGPPPKNAEKLGRFEQIVLDGARVFRGRTEIGRRVRINDKRTQQAALKGLARGKVTLVDASDWKIIPFENLVAAAQAMSARVFAEVDTAQDAELLFNTLEAGVDGVLLRSAQRKELAKLRGLVDRLEADHIRLTRARVTSLRLLGMGDRVCVDTCSIMGHGEGMLVGSSSACLFLIHAESIESEYVAARPFRVNAGPVHSYVLAPGGKTRYLSELRSGDDVLLTDRRGRTRHAVVGRVKIERRPLVLLSVSAGGRDHSVILQNAETIRLMTDRGAKSVSEIRPGDTVLVRLEEGGRHFGMKVRETVAEA, encoded by the coding sequence GTGACCTCGGCCACGACAAGCGACAGGTCGAGACGAGCCGTCCGTGAAAGACGAGGCGGAAGAGAAAAACCGCTTCGCGAACGCTCCATCTGGATCGCCGCACGCACAAAGTCCGACGTGGCCGCGGCACTCGAGCATGGATTCCACTCGATAGCATTCACTGGTCCCCCACCGAAGAATGCGGAGAAACTCGGCCGCTTCGAGCAGATCGTCCTCGATGGCGCCCGCGTCTTCAGGGGCCGCACCGAGATCGGCCGCCGCGTGCGCATCAACGACAAGAGGACCCAGCAGGCGGCATTGAAAGGCCTGGCGCGAGGGAAGGTTACTCTCGTTGACGCGTCGGATTGGAAGATCATTCCCTTCGAGAACCTTGTCGCGGCCGCACAAGCCATGAGCGCCCGCGTCTTTGCCGAGGTCGACACGGCGCAAGACGCCGAACTCCTCTTCAACACGCTCGAAGCCGGCGTGGACGGAGTGCTCCTTCGAAGCGCCCAACGCAAGGAACTCGCGAAGCTTCGCGGCCTCGTCGACCGACTCGAAGCCGACCATATCCGCTTGACGAGAGCGCGGGTCACGTCCCTGAGACTTCTCGGCATGGGCGACCGCGTCTGCGTCGACACGTGTTCCATCATGGGCCACGGTGAGGGAATGCTCGTCGGCTCGTCGAGCGCGTGTCTCTTTCTCATCCACGCCGAATCCATCGAATCGGAATACGTCGCCGCGCGGCCCTTTAGGGTCAACGCAGGCCCCGTCCACTCCTACGTCTTGGCGCCGGGCGGAAAGACGCGGTACCTTTCTGAACTGCGCTCCGGTGACGATGTGCTGCTCACCGACCGGCGAGGACGCACGCGCCACGCGGTCGTCGGACGCGTCAAGATCGAGAGGCGGCCGCTCGTCCTTCTGTCCGTGAGCGCGGGGGGGCGCGACCACTCCGTTATCCTCCAGAATGCGGAGACGATCAGGCTCATGACCGACCGGGGAGCGAAGTCGGTATCCGAAATCCGGCCGGGCGACACGGTGCTCGTGCGCCTCGAAGAGGGGGGCCGGCACTTCGGCATGAAAGTCCGCGAGACCGTGGCGGAGGCTTGA